TCACGGAGGGCTGGCGGAACCGCGCCATCTCAGAGCCCATACAGCCGGAACGTCGGCCGCCCGGTGAGTTCGCGCACGGCGCCCAGCGCCACCAGGCGGTCGCAGAAGCGCCGGGCGGCGCGATCGGAGCCGGTCCCGACGAGGCGCGGCGGCGCCACCGCGTCGTCCGCGAGAAACAGGGCCAGGCCGCGGTCGCGGCCGCGGAAGCGGGCGGCGGGCAGCGCCGCGCGCAGCCGCTCACCGCGTCGGAGAAGATCCTGGGCGCGGCCATGGGCGTCGGCCGCCGCGCGCGCATAGGCGGCGTGGCAGGCCGTGAGCCAGCCTGCTGTCCCGGGCTGGGGCCGCCGCCGCTCCGATCCCTGGCGCAGCGACGCATGGAGAACGGCCGTCGCGAGGAGGGGAACGGGGGCCGACCACCCGAGGCGGTGCGCCAGGGTGGCGTCCGCCATCATCCAAGCCAGGATTTCGATCTCGGGGGTCGGCACGGGCACCGATCGCAGGGTCAGGTCGGCGGCCGCCGCGGCCGCCGCGACGGGATGATCCGCGGCCTCCCGGGCCGGGCCGCTCGCTGGAGCGACAAGGCCGGTGGGGATCCCGAGCAGCGGCGCCAGACGCGCCGGCACGGTCAGCGGATCCCGGAGCGGCTCGGCGGCGAGCCGCCGCCAGGCCCGGTGCAGCCGTCCGGCAGGCCCGGGATCGTCGCCCGCCCGGGTGAGATGCTCGGCATCGCGCAGCCCGGCCAGGTCGGTGCGCAGCCGCAGCCACGCGGCGCACGCGGTGGCGGCAGTGAGGGCCTGGCGCATGCGCCAGACGCCGAGTTCTGGCGGATCCTGGCGCATGAGGTGATCCAGCAGGGCGAGTGTGGCCCCGGCCGCAAACGCGGCCTCGGTCGCAGCGGGACCCGGCACGGCCGGGGTCCGCAGCCAGCCCGGTAAGCCTTGCAGGGCAAGGGTTTCCGAGGCGGGGGCTGTTGCCGAAGGTGATCCTGCCGATCGTTTGGGAACAGGCATTGGAGCGGAGCGATTCATGCGGCGAGTATAAACCTCAACGGCGCATTGTCATCACAAGTGGGCCTCAAAGCGCCGCAGGTGTCGGCGGCCTTTCATGTCCGATAAGCTTGCCTTATCGGACGTGGAACCTCGCCGCGGCCAGTCTACGGCCACGGCAACCCTTGACACGTCGAAACACCTGCCTATATGGCTAGACAGTCTAGCCAGAAGGAGGTGCTATGGACTGGCAGCTGCAGGATGCCAAGAATCAATTCTCGCGGGTGGTCCAGAAAGCCCAACGCGAGGGCCCGCAGGTCGTCACGTTGCGCGGCGAGCGCGCCGCCGTGGTGCTCTCGGCCGCTGATTACGACGCGCTCCGCGCCAGCCGGCCGAGCCTGGTCGACGATCTGCTTACCGGGCCGGCCTGGGACGATGCCTTCGCCGAGGCCGTCGCCACTCGCGCGACGACGCCGAGCCGCGACGTCGCGCTCTGATGTACCTCGTCGACACCAATGTCGTCTCCGAGGCGCGCCGGGGCTCGCCGCAGGCGACCGCCTGGCTGCGCGCGGTCGACCCCAATAGCGTTCATCTCAGCACGCTCACGCTCGGCGAGATCATGCGCGGCATCGCGCTCAAGCAGCGGTCCGACCCGAAGGCAGCGGGCCATCTCGCCGAGTGGCTGCGCAAGCTGCGCCACAACCACGCCGATCGCATTCTGCCGGTCACCGACCAGATCGCCGTCGAATGGGGTCGCATCGCGGCCCTCCGGCCGCGCGGTGACATCGATGGCTTGATTGCTGCGACAGCGATTGTCCACGATCTGATCCTCGTCACCCGCAACGAGAAAGATTTTGACGATACTGGCGTATCGGTGATCAATCCCTGGGATCTGACTTGACCTCTCCGGGCCCGCAGCATACGCGCCCCCGAAGCGGCGGAGCCCCGCCCGCGGACGGCGGCGCTTCGGTTTCGGCGAGGACGTCTTCGGTCCGGTGCCTGCGAGCGCGCTGACGATGAAACGCGATCACCTCATGCCGGACCTCCCCTCCCCTCCCGCTCATGAGCCGTCTGAGCGCCGCGCGGACGCCGCGTCCGCGCTCGCCGCCCCCGAACCCGTTTCAGAATCGGGACCGGGCCAGGGACGGCCACACGCCGCTCTACCCGCCCCGCTGGCACGGCTGGCCGACGCCGCCCGCACCTATGCCAGCCGCAAGGACAGCGCCCACACGGCGCGGGCCTATGCGTCGGACTGGCGCCAGTTCGCGCAGTGGTGCCGCCGGCGCGGCGTCGACCCCGAGTTCCCGGACCCGCAGGTGGTCGGTCTGTATCTCGCGGCGCTGGCCGCCGGCGACGGCCCCCGTCAGCGTCCCCTGTCGGTGGCCACCATCGAGCGGCGTCTGGCGGCGCTCACCGCGTGGTACCGCTCGGCCGGGCGGCCGCTTGATCGGCAGGACCGGCACATCGTCGATGTCTGGGCCGGCATCCGACGCACCCACGCCAAGCCGCCGCGGCAGAAGGAGGCGCTGCTGGCGGACGACATCCTGGCCATGCTCGCCACCCTCCCCCACGACCTGCGCGGCCTGCGCGACCGCGCGATCCTGCTGCTCGGGTTCGCCGGGGGGCTGCGGCGCTCGGAAATCGTCGGCTTGGACGTCGGCCCCGATCAGACGACCGATGGCCAGGGCTGGATCGAGATCCTGGCCGGCGGCGCTCTGCTGCGGGTCCGCGGCAAGACCGGCTGGCGGACGGTGGAGGTGGGCCGGGGCTCGTCGGACCGCAGTTGCCCTGTAAGGGCGCTCGAAACTTGGCTGAGCATGGCCCGGATCGCCCATGGGCCGGTGTTTCGGCGGGTGCTACGGCCGAACAGTGGCGTGACCGCCGAGCGCCTCTCGGACAAGCACGTGGTTCGCTTGGTGCACCGGGCCGCACTGGCGGCGGGCGTCCGTGGTGACCTGCCCGAAGGACAGCGGGCGCACGCATTTGGCGGCCACTCGCTGCGGGCAGGGCTCGCCTCTGCCGCCGAGGCCGACGAAGCGGCGGTCCAGCGTCAGCTCGGGCATGCCTCCGCCGAAATGACGCGGCGCTACCAGCGCCGGCGGGATCACTTCCGGATCAATCTGACGAAAGCCGCGGGGCTGTGATGGAAAAATCCGCGTAATCGCCGATACTTAGAGAATGGCAGTTGAAGACGCTAAGGTGAATGCGAGCAGCCTGTTCTGCTTAACGGCTTCAAATTGAAACTTTTAAGTAAAAGCGACAACGAGGGTGCCCCCAAACTGGCCTACTGTCCCACCAAGCCCAAGCCATCGGTCAGTGATAAGTGATTGATATACGTTCCTATTTTATGCTCTAAGGTATCGAATTGACGCTTTTGTCCTCTCATCGCACATTGCCGAAGAATGACACTCTCACTCCCGATAACTACCAATTATCGGTGGTGTTGCTCTCGTCCGAAATGCAGGCGATAAATTCAGCTTCAGCCAGCTTGCTATGAACGGCATCGTCGCTTCAGCGGTCGTGACGCGTGGTGCCGATCCCCCATGACACCGTCGGGGCAGACCGCCCCCTGCCCTATGTCCCGCAGAGGAGCAAACATGAGTACCGCCGGTCTCGCGCATGCGGAGGATCAGCAGCTTCGGCGCGAAAACGCACTCGACGCCCTCGCGGGCATCGTTCCGGCAAGCCAGCGAGAAGCCCTTGCTGCTCTCCTCACAAACGAAGACGTTGCCACCCTAAAACACCTGGCCGAACAAGGTATGGGAGCGAACACCTTACGGGCTCTAGCCTCCGACCTCGGCTACCTTGAGGGATGGGCGTTGGCAGCGACTGGACGTCCTCTCCCCTGGCCTGGACCAGAAGGCCTCGCCCTCAAGTTCATTGCGCACCACCTCTGGGATCCCGCCAAACGCGAACTGGAGCCGAGCCACGGCATGCCCACCCTTGTCAGAAGGCAGCTCAAAGCGGCCGGTCTGCTGCGCACGGATCAGCCTCACGCTCCCGCCACCGTGAGGCGGCGCTTAGCCAGCTGGACAATTCTCCACCGGTGGCGAGGAATAAATGCTATCTTTACGACACCAGCCTTCAAAACGGCCCTTCGTCTGGCAGTGCGAGCCAGCACGCGCCCGAAGCAACGCAAGAGTCAAAATGCGGTTACACGCGACGTGTTGGACAAACTCCTCGCCACCTGTGCACGCAACAGTCTCGCAGACATCCGAGATCGCGCACTGCTGCTGACCGCGTTTGCGTCTGGCGGCCGTCGGCGCTCGGAACTGGCGTCGCTCAGTATCGGGCAAATCGAGCCATGCTCTCCAGTGCCAGCGGATCCGCAGGATCCACGCTCCGCTAAGCTACCGTGCCTAGCGATTCAACTCGGCCGCACCAAGCGGGCCAATGCCGATGCTACAAATCCAGTTCTCCTGATTGGCCGTCCAGCGGAGGCACTAACTGCTTGGCTCGAACGTGCCGGGATCACCGCTGGTGCGGTGTTTCGTGCGATCGATCGCTGGGGCCATGTTCGTCACAGCCCGATCACGGGCGATGGCATCAATGACGTTGTTAAACGGCGTTGTCGCCAAGCAGGGCTTGATCCGTCACTGTTCAGCGCCCACGGATTGCGCTCGGGATATTTGACGCAGGCTGCACAGGATGGTGTCTCGCTTGTTGAAGCGATGCAGCAATCACAACATCGGTCAATGCAGCAAGCGGCGAACTACTACAATGAAAGCGCGCACCAGCGTGGGAAGGCAGCTCGCCTGTATTCGTCTTAGTTTCAGCGTTAAGCCAAAGTTCCCGGACAACGTGTTGGCGCACGCGGATGGTCATAGAATGCTTTGCCTTCGAATATCTATCGAGGTCTCGTTCGAAAGGCAGAGCCTCCTGTTGACCACGGCCCAACAATCACTGTCTCTTTTCCGAGATATGGGCATCGATCGCCCGGCCGCGCGGCATCGCGCCCGAAATAAACTTCGACGTTTCCCCTCAGTAATTCGGCGCTCTATATTCGAATTACAACTACAAACGACGAATTCGACGTAGTCTCTATATGTACATTGTTATTCCAAAGCCACAATGTACTTGACTCCTACCAAAGCCAAGCTATCCTTTAACGAAACCGCTCCTAAAGATGCCGGCCGCAATTCAAGCCGAGGCGACAGCCAATGCGAGGAAACCTAAAAGACATCAGTCGGATTTGCTTGCGACGAGCGCAGGCCTACAAGCCCCTAAATGCGAAATCAGAAGAGGCGCTTCTGGCGCCGCAACCGGTGCCACACCACTTCATATCACTTCTCTCGTCGGAAGGAGACGCGCAAGGGACGCCGCCAATCCGCAACAGAACGAGCCAGGCGAGTGCGTATCTCCGTGCCGGTGCCAGCCATCCTGGCGCATCAATTCTATGCCTGCGACAAAACCCTTCCTAACCTTCTGACATGCTGATTCCTTAAGACGTCCACAATGTCGTGCCGCACGTCTCACTCGCTCGGGGTATCTAGTGATGTCATCGGCAAAAGAAATCCAGCCCTTATGCCCTGGACTAGCGCGCGTCTTCATACCTGACGCTGCGAGGCTAAATGCGCTTGGCTATGGCTCAGTGGCGCATGTTCCCGTTCTCTTCGGGCACAAAGGGGAATATCGCCGTGAAGCCAATCGGTTTCTGCGCGAACGCGCGACACTAACCCACCGGGAGGACGCTGCATTCGAATTGAGCTTGTCTGAAGCTCCCGTTGGACCACGTCCTTTGACGCTCAAGAAGTACGCTGACGGCCTTCACAACTTCTTTAATTGGTGCAATCAACGCGGTCACGACTGGAAAACAATCAACTACAAAACTATCATAGATTATCAGAAAGAGATGGAATCCGGGGCATGGTCGACGCAAAATCGTCCCTTGTCTCCAGAAACTGCCAACGCACGAGCCGACATCGCAACCGAGTTTTTGGCTTGGGCTGCGCTCCGCAGCATAAGGCGAGCTTTCCACGTACGAACTAAACCGCGCTCTCCGAGCCATGGCGCACGGCATCCTGTCGGCCGGCTTCCTCGGAAAACCGGAGCACTTGAACCTGTGCGTGCGGGGCGCGCCAAGACTTCACACACCAAGGACCTCCTCAAGAACGAGACTCTCCCCTCCCCTTTGGTCATTCGCGATTGGTTGTTAACCGTGCAGCGAAAGTACGGGTACGCCAAGTACCTCGCCTGTCGCTTCATCCTCGAAACTGGAGTGCGCAGTATCGAGGCCATCAACTTGGTCGAGACCAAGCAGGCTCGACAACTTCCTTCCCTTGCTGAGATCCAGGACCTCGCTCGCAAGGGTGCTCGCGCCGTACAGATCGACCTCGTCGTCACAAAAGGCGGAAGGCCGCGAACAATCGATTTGCCACTCGATTTCGCCCTCGAACTACGCCAATGGGCAGACACGAAGCGTCCAACCCTGCGATACCGTGCACGCATGCGCACCGGCCGGGCCCCCGGGGACGCGTTCTTTCTAAGCGATGCTCCCAAATTTGAAGGCACGCCAATCTCGTATGCGACCCTCTACAAAGTATTTCGTAAGACGGGACCAATCCGGAAGTTTTCTCCCCATATCGGGCGGCATATCTATGCATGCTTTTTCCTGCTTCGCTCGCTCGACATGGAGGCGCAGGTACGCGGAGGTAACCTGAAGTCACAGCACCCGGATTGGATTCATCATCGAGGCGATTGGTACTTGAAACTGCTGCAGCGCCAGTTGGGCCATCTCAGTGATGAGACAACCTTCACGTATCTTCGCCTGATTAAAGGGGCAATTGCCATCGCCGATGTGGCGACGAACTGGCATTTGAATCTTTCGGAGGACATATAGAACGACGATGCAGACCCGTCGATACCAGATATTGAAGAGAATGTGGATCGAGCCGCCTACTGGGAGCACGTATAAGGTCGATCTAACTCCATATGTCTTTGGGGCCAACTCCGCAATGTTCGAAGGTACACTGCGTACGCGCTGGTCTGGGGACTTTAAGGGTCGCCCGAAGTTGGGCCTCGAGATCGCGCGTTTCTACCGCGATCAGCAACCCACGAAACATCGGGATAAGAGCTACCGAGCAGCCATGAACGCATTCTACCGTTACCTCGACAGCATTGATCCCCACGGACGTATCCAGTCGGCCAACGATCTGCGCAACGAGCACGGCTCAGGCTTTCAAGCTTGGCTCGATCAGAACGGTCAACGCAATACAAAAATTTATTCCACATGTAAGACGCTGATTAGCGGGATCCGGGACACCAAGGGTCTCCGCCGGCTCGCATGGCCGGCACGTCGACCCGATTCAAGCACCGTTTTAGACGATATCGACGAGCGGAGCGTAAGGGCCGCATTCAACGCGCTCAAGCGCGAAGCACGCGCGATCCAGACAATGTTGAAAGAAGGAGCTGAGCTCGCGAAGTGCGGTCGAGATCCTCGCCGTGGCCATTTTGCCTCTCAGGGGGCCGGTTGGCGCGATGTCGCTAATCACGCATTCATTCTTCGCGAGCTCACGGCCGAGAGACTGCTCAGTCTCAAGGAACTTCGCGCCGCGAAGGTTCGCGGCTTGTCACACCAAAATGATCCTGCTGAGCGACATCAAGGCCCCCAGTATCTAGCACCGGGTATGCCGCAAGACACGCGAACTCGATTCGGTGTGGCCGGGAAGCTGCGTTGGTTCCATCTCGGTTTGTTTGACACTGGCGTTTTTCTCTGGCTGTTTCTGCTTGGAACCGGATGGAATCTGGGCACTGCGCTCGCCCTCGACATCGATAACTGGGAAGAAGATCATCCGCTCTCCCCCGATCTCAAGATCATTCATGCATACAAGGGCCGGTCCGACAAACACCAGTTTGCCATCTCGATGAAGCAACCCGAGTGGCATCCCTACCGGATTGTCCGATTCATGATCGACAACACGAAAGTACTGCGGGCAACCCTTAGGTATCAGCTTAAAGAGTCGCGCAACCAGTATGCCCTGACGCCGGACAGCGAGTTGAAGCGGCAGATTCAGGAATGCGAGGCGAAGCTCAAATCGCCCTGGCTCTACTTCTCCGGACGTGACATCGGGGCTGTGTCGACCTTCAAGGGAGCAAGCGACATTACACACTTTCATAATGTCTTGAGAGCGACAGTCGAGCGTCATGCATTGACTAAGCGCTATCCCTCCTTGGTCTCTTTTAAGAGCAGTGATGCCCGTGACGCTTGGATTGGCTACGCCTACCAGGTTAGCGGCTATAGCATCACAATTGCCATGCTGGCGTCCCAGCATGGGAGTGCGGCCATGCTCAGACATTATCTGAAGAGTCCTCGCTACCGCCGCTACAGCGAGAAACAGGTGGCACGGGTGCAGCGCGCAGCCTTTACCGAGATTGCCGAGCGTCGTCCTCTCGATCCAACTAGGCTCCGCCTGCTTGTCGAACAGGGGTACGTTACTGACGCGCAGGCCCAGCGGCTCGCGGACAAACGCCTCCGCACAAGGCTTGGTATGGGCTGCCGAGAACCGTTTGATCCTCCCAAAAATATTGCGCCTGATCATGTCCCCGGAACCCTATGCCGAACGCAGCGCTGCACGGGCTGCATTCATGGCGTGGTGTTCAAAGACAGTCTGACGCCGCTGGCTCGGGCTTTTGCAGAGTTGTTCTTCATCAAAGCCCATATGCCTCTGGCAGCATGGATCGGCTCATCGTTTGAGGAGGAGGAGCGGTCGCTAAGCCTTACATTGGAGCTCTTTGATGCCGAAGCGGTCAACGCCGAAGTCAATGCCTGGTTGCGCAAATTGGAAACTGGCGAGGTCATCGCCCATGACACCTATCCCATCTCCCGCATCGGATCCCTTCCCGGTAAACATACAACCAGCTCGGGAAAAACTGACAAACAGAACCCTTGCAACTGAGCAAACTATAGCCCTGCACAACAGCCTAATTGAACCCTTCGAAGGTGTTCGTCTCAGTGACCCGATCATCGTTGTTCCGGAACATATACTACCCGCTGGCAGGATGCGGCGAGAATCGGTGCGAACGATCTGTATCGCAAAGTGGCTCGACAAGTTGGAGCCCTTTCCCCCGCACCGGAGAGCTGCAATCGAGATGGCTCTGCGCTCAATGCTGGCAACTCTCGCGCTGCCCATGCCTACCAAGCGCGGCATTCGACAGCTCCAACCCTCCTCCTGGTTGGGTATCGCGAAGTCGATGTTGAATTTGGCTATCAACGCCGTCCTCGTGTATCCGAGCGAGGACGGCACGATCTGGACCAAACTTTCTCCAGAGCAGATCTCTCGGATCCGTCAGAAGACGTCAAAGAGTCCGGGGGTGCAACGCCATTTGAGCAACGGATTGCGCCGTCTTATCTACCACGGACAGCGTGGAGAGATCACCGACTACCCCCGCCCCACCCCAACACCCGCCATCAAATCCGAGTCTGACTACAAAAACCGCCAGCCTGTGCAGAGCCTTTCGGTACAGCACAAGCAGTTTCAACCCTACCCGGACGAATTTGTCACCGAGCTGCTCTGGCGAGGTCTCTGGCTTAACAAGAACCTGAGCGCGCAGATTATCGAATGCTGGAACGAGCTGCGATTGCTCAACGATCGCGCGTTCCAGCGCGGTATCCGGGCGACCGATCCTAGGCTCATCGCAGCTCGCCGCGAAGTGGTCACCACACGCGACTGGCGACTGGCCGACGGGGCGGCTGCTACCAAATTGCCGTTTAAGATCCTACAATTCGATGACCGCCGATCCCGATATGACGATACTTGGCCGCCAAATTTTGCGCGGACAATCAACAACCTCATCTCGGCTATCCAGGGCATGAATTACTGCATCGTTGCATTCTGCACTGGTGCTCGTGTCAGCGAGTTGAGCAGCGCTCAAAGTCCTGAGGACTGGGAGGCGAGCCGCTTGACGGCACGTACGTTCAAATTCGCTCAGCAGACTGGCGGTGAGGAACGGGACTGGCCTCTCCATCCTTTGGCCATCGAGGCTCTAGTGATCCAGGACAAGCTCGCCTCAGTCGTGCGCTCGCCGCAAAGCCGGCATCTCTGGGTCGGAATCCAGAACGAACGCAAGAAGACTCCGGCCGGTGAGGAAATTCTCGACAAGAATGCCATCATCGCCTCCGCGGTCAAGGCTCTCAGCCTTAGTGGTTTGCTCGGCAATGGCGGCGCAAACAGTCATCGCTGGCGTACAACCCTTGCTCGTTTGATTGCTCTTTCCGTAGTAGCAAGTCCTCAGGTCGTGATGGATCTCTTCGGGCACAAGGACCTCCAAATGGCTTTAGGCTACATGCTTGCGCACCCGGAGATTGTGCAAGAGGTCCTCCGGGTTGCTGAAGAGATGGTCTACGTCAATGCTGAAGAAGCGATCAGAGACGGGATCGCAGGCAGCCTGGGCGGACCTGCAGCCCCAGCGGTCAGTAATGCTATCGAGAGGTATCGCATGAAACGTGGCGAGACCGAGTTCCTTGCTCATGACCTACGTGACGCCGCTCGGATCTTTACTTTCGAGGGTCGCACCTGGGAACTCGTCCGAGAGGGAGTGATATGCACAAAGGGCGTCGGACAGTTCGGCCCCTGCACCCAGAGCCGAGGCGACCCCGATCCGGGCGCATGTCGAACAACCTGTTCGCATCGCCTAGAGTTGCAAGCTGCCCGCGCGCAATGTTTCGAAGCGATCGGAAGCTTGCTGCACGAATTTGAAGACGCACAAGCGAACGGATTTGAACTCCTTGCTGCAAACCTCGAAGGGCAGATACTGTCTCAACTTGCCCGCTGGGATGATGTCCGGACCGAGTGGCTGGAACGCAGCGAGTCTCTCCGGACGATCTGGCAACGCCGCCAATCGAGAGTAGGACGGTGAACACTTCCGGTCGCGCACAGCGTGCCATGACCCACGTCGAGGCTAGTCCGCACGACCAATCCGCACAATCTACAGCAGGTAAGATTCGCGCCGCCATGGCGCGGATCGAATACGAAATTGCCAATGGAAACGGGATCTATTCAGTAGGAGACGGACGAGTATCCCTTCAGGAGGTCATCCGTCGAGCCGGGTTCAAAAGCCCTGCCCTGCTGGAGAAGCAACGTCATCGCGCGCTGAAACAAGAGGTGCAACGGTGGCTGAAGCGGCTGGGATCCGCCTCCTCAGTTTCCAAATGGCCGCGACTTTTATTGCTGCAGGACCGCTTGCAAAAGGCGACAGATGACCTCCAAGCACTCATGCAGGATCGGGCTGAAGCCGAGCTCGAAATTATCCACCTTAGTGAACTTATACAAAAGAAAGATGAGCAGATCCTTAAGCTAGAACGAGAACTTTCGTCTCTCCAGCGATGCAAGTGCTCTTCGTAAGCTGGATTATCTATCTGCACCTGTGACTGGCACGAAAGTTGATGCTTTCTATACTTTGAGATCATAGATGGCTGCGAGTGCAGCCTCAAGACATTTCATCTTCATAGTGAATATCTGAGTCTCGGCTTTTCGTATTACAGCGAGCGGGAAAGCCTTGAATGGCGCGTAGATCCGAGTTCCATTGGGGCGTTGTGCAATCTTGGATTTACAGCCTTCGGCTGTTCCGCTCCCTCAGACAGGAAGTGCGAGACCGCAGATGCGGTCTCGCACTTCCTGTCCTCGGTCACGGCCCGGAATAGGTTACGGAATAATTCCAGCTATAAGCCACTGAAATTCCTGAACAACATTAATTTTGGACTTTGGACTAACGGCAGCACGACGGGGTGTTCGTAAGACAATCTGAGTGTCGCCCATCCCAGATGGGCGACTTCCATCCCAATTGGCCGCCTCGGCATTCCCCATAAAGGTGTCGCGACGGCCAGATGGGAGCACCAAAGCCTCACCCCGCTTTCCATCCCAACGCCTGAACCGCCTCGTCATGGCCGTCCCCGGACTTGATCCAGGGACGGCCATCCACGTCTTGGGAACCGCTGCGCCACAAAGACGTGGATGCCCGGCTCGAGGCCGGGCATGACGATGGTGAGAGCCGGAATAGTGAAGCCTCACTCCTCCGGCCGGCGGAACACGCCTTGCACCACCTGCCCTCGCCCGATGAGTTCGGCGGCGGGTTGGTCCAGTCCACCTCCTGCGGTTTGCGGTTGTGCCAGTAGACCATCCAGCGGCCTTCCGGGTCCTGATAGACGCCGTAGATCAGATGGCCGCGCCAGTGCCGGCGGGAGAGCGTCGGGATGAGGTCGCGGATGCCGCGCATCACCAGCCATGTCGTGCCGATGAAGGTCAGCGGCACGCTGATGATCGACAGCGCCTGAACGAATTCGGGCCAGGTGTGGAACTTCGAAAGCCAATCGGCCCATGCGGAATGGGGCTGGTCCATCACTGCAACTCCCTTCAGTGAAGCGACCACCAGCACCGCTGGTGGTCGGGGAGTTGAGAAGCCGTCTGCGGACGACCGCGATGACCTTTAGGCTTTCGCCCTGGACATGCGCCATCGCCTCCCCGGCCATAAGCTGGGAAGGCATCGTTCACGGCCGATACCGGCCGCCGCAGAAGGGGTTCTCACGCCCCAGAGCCGGATGCGTCCGGCTCCGGTGACGAGATAACACGGTTACAGGGTGACGGGTCAATGGGTGTGGTACGCCGGTGCGGCTGCTGCGGCGGGAGGAGCGGTCGAGGGTGAGAGCGCGCGTCCCCTGCTCCTGAGACGGAAAAGCCCAGGCTCCGGGGCGAACGGACAGGATGCTGTCGCATCTCTGCCTCGCGCACTACGGGCCTGGGCTGATCGGGGTCCAGACGGGCGCCTGCATCGTCAGGCTGGCGCAGGAACAGGCCGGGCCGGAGTCCATCCGTCCTGGCACGGCCTCATCGAAGCTGGCGGTGACGCCCGCCGCTGTCGAAGTCCACATACGATGTCCGCTGGGGTCAATCTCATATGGGGATCGAAACTCAATCCGCAAGGGTGGGATCTCACTTCTGCGGCTGAGCCGCACATCGCATCAGGCCGCCTGCTGTTCGGCCACAGCCGCCTTCTCTTGCGCGAAGACATCCTTGGCTGCGAACAGACCGTTCAAGGCCGCTGGAAAGCCGGCATACACCGCCATCTGCATCAGGATCTCGACGATCTCCTCACGGGTCAGGCCGACGTTCAGGCCGGCCCGAAGATGGACCCTCAGCTGCGGGGTCGCATGGCCCAACGCTGTCAGGGCCGCGATGGTGGCGATCTCCCGCTCGCGCAGGGAGAGGCCGGGGCGTTCGTAGATGTCGCCGAAGGGAAACTCGACGAGGTAGCGGGCGAAGTCGGGCGCGATGCCGGCGAGACTGTCGACGACGCGCTGGCCGCCTTCGCCATCGATGGCGGCGAGGTTCTTCAGGCCGCGCTCAAGGCGGATGGTGTCGGTCATGGTGCTTCTTCCTTGTCTTGAAGGTGGAG
This window of the Microvirga sp. TS319 genome carries:
- a CDS encoding carboxymuconolactone decarboxylase family protein, with amino-acid sequence MTDTIRLERGLKNLAAIDGEGGQRVVDSLAGIAPDFARYLVEFPFGDIYERPGLSLREREIATIAALTALGHATPQLRVHLRAGLNVGLTREEIVEILMQMAVYAGFPAALNGLFAAKDVFAQEKAAVAEQQAA